A window of the Bacillus sp. A301a_S52 genome harbors these coding sequences:
- a CDS encoding AraC family transcriptional regulator produces the protein MMKGDVKAFIRWWQEANCRVLDVKRQSVASNDTLNIYQLPVSCLVYLSKDRVKVKINDEEYYTLGKQLIHAVKGDRVSIEALDFVEAIMIYYDVILPEFKSYKSLSRLHHFRAVLTVEETLHFYNVSKELHKVWQSKTDLTQIRAKALFYTIVHTFLFELKNQHEKRDKKDPVYRSLCYIKDHYKETISLESLADKLNYSPSHLSLLFKDKTGLSPIAYVTKIRTDKAAELLKETDALIHIISSEVGYQDPHYFSRIFKKVKGLTPGDYRDKYKKTEDNPVEVIRKSIEHRTGLLYSGSDYHSHLPIGGTFNMTDLKHSLALKMMLSSTFFLAACTGGESESHSVNDQNTTDKESLVQQHQFGETVIPDNIERVVSIGLEDMVYKLDLPLAHATLHGEDHYLEEKLIADQIDTSLGRGADFDYEVVLDAQPDLIIMSEIPAYDEAVYEDMTKIAPTIFFSRENWREDIVRLGELTDRRTEAELIVEEFEDYLSDAEDMITEAVGDDATVAFIRLQEKMAYVWFPFPEEETDKGYVGLIYDSLGLQPDPYILELMEQHPEEKWGIQLSLEKLPELTADYIFVTAGASGGTNDEYSESWQQLSEIEELHVWKSIPAVQNDHVYQVSAKHWMLAGPYADKMKVDDVINALVD, from the coding sequence ATGATGAAAGGAGACGTAAAGGCATTTATACGTTGGTGGCAGGAAGCCAATTGTCGTGTTTTAGACGTGAAAAGGCAAAGTGTAGCGTCAAATGACACATTAAATATATATCAGTTACCTGTGAGTTGTTTAGTATATTTGTCAAAGGATAGAGTGAAGGTGAAAATAAATGATGAAGAATACTATACATTGGGTAAACAGTTAATTCATGCGGTTAAAGGGGATAGAGTCTCGATAGAAGCATTAGATTTTGTTGAAGCCATAATGATTTATTACGACGTTATATTACCTGAATTTAAAAGTTATAAAAGCCTAAGTCGTTTACATCATTTTAGAGCTGTCTTAACTGTAGAAGAAACTCTTCATTTTTATAATGTCTCAAAAGAATTACATAAGGTATGGCAATCGAAAACTGATTTGACTCAAATACGAGCGAAAGCACTATTTTATACGATTGTCCATACGTTTTTATTTGAGTTAAAAAACCAACATGAAAAGAGAGATAAAAAAGATCCTGTATATCGTTCACTATGTTACATAAAAGACCATTATAAGGAAACGATTTCGTTAGAATCGCTGGCTGATAAATTAAATTATAGTCCTTCACATTTATCTTTGCTATTTAAGGATAAAACGGGTCTAAGCCCTATTGCTTATGTCACTAAAATTCGCACTGATAAAGCAGCTGAGTTACTTAAAGAAACAGACGCCTTAATTCATATTATTTCATCAGAGGTCGGGTATCAAGATCCCCACTATTTTTCCAGAATATTTAAAAAAGTAAAAGGTTTAACCCCTGGAGACTATCGAGATAAATACAAAAAAACCGAAGATAATCCTGTTGAAGTCATAAGAAAGTCCATTGAACATCGAACAGGTCTCCTTTATAGTGGTAGTGATTATCATTCTCATTTACCAATAGGAGGCACGTTTAACATGACAGATTTAAAACATTCGTTAGCTTTAAAAATGATGCTTTCAAGTACATTCTTTCTTGCAGCATGCACTGGAGGGGAAAGTGAAAGTCATAGTGTGAATGACCAAAACACGACTGATAAGGAATCTCTCGTACAGCAACACCAATTCGGGGAAACAGTGATTCCTGATAATATTGAACGTGTCGTTTCAATCGGCCTAGAAGATATGGTTTATAAACTGGATCTTCCACTTGCTCACGCTACTTTACATGGAGAAGATCACTACTTAGAAGAAAAATTAATTGCTGATCAGATTGATACTAGTTTAGGAAGAGGAGCCGATTTTGATTATGAGGTGGTGCTTGATGCACAACCTGATCTTATTATTATGAGTGAAATCCCAGCTTATGATGAAGCTGTTTATGAAGACATGACGAAAATCGCTCCAACAATTTTCTTTAGCCGTGAAAATTGGCGTGAAGATATTGTGAGGTTAGGTGAACTGACAGACCGCCGGACAGAAGCAGAACTAATTGTAGAGGAGTTTGAGGACTATTTAAGTGATGCTGAAGATATGATTACGGAAGCTGTCGGGGATGACGCTACAGTGGCATTTATTCGCTTACAAGAAAAAATGGCATACGTCTGGTTTCCTTTTCCAGAAGAAGAAACCGACAAAGGTTATGTAGGATTAATTTATGACAGTTTAGGTCTGCAACCGGATCCTTATATTTTAGAGTTAATGGAACAGCATCCAGAAGAAAAGTGGGGAATACAGTTATCTCTCGAAAAGCTACCTGAATTAACTGCTGATTATATTTTTGTAACTGCCGGGGCTTCTGGTGGTACGAATGATGAATATAGTGAAAGTTGGCAACAGTTGTCTGAAATAGAAGAGCTACATGTATGGAAGTCGATTCCTGCTGTACAAAATGACCACGTCTATCAAGTATCAGCGAAACATTGGATGTTGGCAGGGCCCTATGCGGACAAAATGAAGGTGGATGATGTTATTAATGCATTAGTAGATTAA
- a CDS encoding iron ABC transporter permease yields the protein MSGFKSHHCKLIFLVAMLLLLLFTFFLSIVVGPTSITFEQVIASFYHYDDTVTEHIIVRHDRLPRAIIAIVIGAALAIAGSLMQALTRNPLASPSIFGINTGAVFFVVIAIVFFSVHSLVHLMWFAFIGAAISATLVYFLGSLGRDGLTPVKIVLAGAAISALFHSYTQAVLVMNEAGLQDVLFWLAGSVSGRTLDMLLPVLPFMFLAALVALFMGRAINLLITGDEVAKGMGQNVGAVKLIMGVIVVILAGSSVAVAGSIGFVGLVVPHLTRAVTGNDYRWQITMTALIGAILLLTADVIARIVIMPQEVPIGVVTAVIGAPFFIYISRRGLTKL from the coding sequence ATGAGTGGCTTTAAATCACATCACTGTAAACTTATTTTTTTGGTAGCCATGTTATTACTGCTTTTGTTTACTTTTTTTTTATCGATTGTTGTTGGCCCAACCTCTATAACGTTTGAACAAGTAATTGCATCGTTTTATCATTACGATGATACCGTAACAGAACATATTATTGTAAGACATGATCGTCTTCCAAGAGCGATAATTGCTATTGTGATCGGAGCAGCTTTAGCAATAGCTGGTAGTCTAATGCAAGCATTAACAAGAAATCCATTGGCTTCCCCTAGTATATTCGGAATTAATACGGGGGCTGTGTTCTTTGTTGTGATAGCGATTGTTTTTTTCTCAGTCCATTCACTCGTTCATTTAATGTGGTTTGCCTTTATTGGTGCAGCCATATCAGCTACACTTGTTTATTTTTTAGGGTCGTTAGGACGAGATGGTCTGACACCTGTAAAAATTGTTCTTGCAGGAGCCGCGATTAGTGCTTTGTTTCATTCATACACTCAAGCAGTTCTTGTTATGAATGAGGCTGGACTTCAAGATGTGCTATTTTGGTTAGCTGGTTCTGTCAGTGGTAGAACACTTGATATGCTTTTGCCGGTACTGCCATTTATGTTTTTAGCAGCTCTGGTCGCTTTATTTATGGGGCGTGCGATAAATTTACTAATAACAGGAGATGAAGTAGCTAAAGGCATGGGGCAAAATGTCGGTGCTGTAAAACTAATCATGGGTGTCATTGTTGTCATATTAGCAGGAAGTTCAGTAGCAGTTGCTGGCTCGATTGGATTTGTTGGACTAGTGGTCCCACATCTCACGAGAGCTGTAACCGGTAATGATTACAGGTGGCAGATTACTATGACGGCTTTAATTGGGGCTATCTTACTTTTAACCGCAGATGTAATAGCTCGAATTGTCATTATGCCTCAAGAAGTTCCTATTGGGGTTGTGACAGCTGTGATAGGTGCACCATTTTTTATTTATATTTCCCGACGGGGGTTGACTAAGCTGTGA
- a CDS encoding ABC transporter substrate-binding protein, whose amino-acid sequence MLKHTINQVMIIFAIFMLVTGCGENASTTNNITQNNSSETGTRQFEHLMGETAIPTDPQRIVTLQYTGEVLALDVKPVGVWSRHLENRYYTDVLADVEDVGLDANLEKILELKPDLIIGDNQHEDIYNELEKIAPTILIGWEDFTMEEHLYIVADALGKTTEAELFLNQLESLAAEKSEDLQHSISPDETLLILRIRPDRFEAYGDRNIGYVFYNSLALTPPEQIQQEIENASDGFFNSQSISLEVLPEYKADHMIVMVEDINDPENGLFDLKETQIWSQLPAVQNDQVYYIERDPWLFLDPISIQGQLEDAILLFDEND is encoded by the coding sequence ATGTTAAAACACACTATTAATCAGGTGATGATCATTTTTGCCATTTTCATGTTAGTGACAGGATGTGGAGAAAATGCTTCTACAACCAACAATATTACTCAGAATAACAGCAGTGAAACAGGGACAAGACAGTTTGAGCATCTGATGGGAGAAACAGCTATACCGACTGATCCACAACGCATTGTGACACTTCAATATACAGGAGAAGTATTGGCTTTAGATGTAAAGCCAGTAGGGGTCTGGAGCAGACATTTGGAGAATCGCTATTATACCGACGTGCTGGCAGATGTTGAAGATGTCGGATTAGACGCTAATTTAGAAAAAATTCTCGAGTTAAAACCTGATTTAATCATTGGTGATAATCAACATGAAGATATTTATAATGAACTTGAAAAAATCGCTCCTACTATTCTTATTGGCTGGGAAGATTTCACTATGGAAGAGCACTTATATATCGTAGCAGATGCTTTAGGAAAAACGACTGAAGCAGAATTATTTTTAAATCAATTAGAGAGCCTCGCAGCTGAAAAATCTGAAGACCTACAACACTCTATATCTCCCGATGAGACACTTTTAATTTTACGCATTCGACCTGATCGCTTTGAAGCTTACGGAGATCGAAATATAGGCTATGTCTTCTACAATTCCTTAGCTTTAACACCTCCTGAGCAGATTCAACAGGAGATAGAGAACGCTTCTGATGGGTTCTTTAATTCTCAGTCAATATCATTAGAAGTTTTACCAGAATACAAAGCTGATCACATGATTGTAATGGTAGAAGATATTAATGACCCTGAGAACGGATTGTTCGACCTTAAAGAGACGCAAATATGGTCTCAATTACCAGCGGTCCAGAATGATCAGGTCTATTATATTGAAAGAGATCCTTGGCTATTCCTTGATCCAATTTCCATTCAAGGTCAATTAGAGGATGCTATCTTATTGTTTGATGAAAATGATTAA
- a CDS encoding iron-siderophore ABC transporter substrate-binding protein, translating into MDKIVSAKRLLPSLFLFSLLAACGNDSEESASSEELDTNDEGTRVIEHALGETEITDDIEKIVTLYQGANDVAVALDVKPIGIVESWVEKPIYTYLNDELEGAEIIGEETQPNLEAIAELEPDLIIASRTRHEEIYEHLNDIAPTVVGDEVYDWKGTLDLMGRALNKEAEADQLLEDYNVRISHFKEQMGDELPIEVAITNFRADHARIFYMGFAGGILEDAGFTRPEGHDDSELWGIKLASKESIPEADAEVIFNFNSGTETEQIQQTYEEWTSHPLWKELEAVKNDQVIMVDEVSWNSAGGYLSAHMVLDDLYDIFNVEE; encoded by the coding sequence GTGGATAAAATAGTTAGTGCTAAAAGACTTTTACCAAGTCTTTTCTTATTTTCTTTGCTTGCTGCATGTGGCAACGATTCAGAAGAGAGTGCTAGTAGTGAGGAACTGGATACAAATGACGAAGGAACGCGTGTTATTGAACACGCTTTAGGAGAAACAGAGATTACAGACGATATTGAAAAAATCGTCACATTGTATCAGGGAGCAAATGATGTGGCAGTAGCACTTGATGTAAAACCGATAGGGATCGTTGAATCGTGGGTAGAAAAACCTATCTATACATATTTAAATGATGAATTGGAAGGTGCTGAGATTATAGGGGAAGAAACACAGCCTAATTTAGAAGCGATAGCAGAACTTGAACCGGATCTCATAATTGCTTCAAGAACACGTCATGAAGAGATTTATGAGCACCTCAATGATATTGCACCAACTGTGGTTGGCGATGAAGTTTACGATTGGAAAGGGACTCTCGATTTAATGGGAAGGGCTTTAAATAAGGAAGCTGAAGCCGATCAACTTCTAGAGGATTATAATGTAAGAATCAGCCACTTTAAAGAGCAAATGGGTGATGAATTACCTATTGAAGTTGCCATAACGAATTTTAGAGCGGATCATGCACGTATTTTTTATATGGGTTTTGCAGGTGGTATTTTAGAAGATGCGGGATTCACAAGGCCTGAAGGACATGACGATTCAGAGCTATGGGGAATTAAATTAGCGTCGAAAGAAAGTATTCCAGAAGCAGACGCTGAGGTCATTTTTAATTTTAATTCGGGAACTGAAACAGAGCAAATTCAGCAAACCTATGAAGAATGGACGAGTCACCCTTTATGGAAGGAACTTGAAGCTGTCAAAAATGATCAAGTCATTATGGTCGATGAAGTTTCTTGGAATAGTGCAGGGGGATATTTATCGGCTCATATGGTGCTAGATGATCTGTATGACATATTCAATGTAGAAGAATAA
- a CDS encoding iron ABC transporter permease codes for MRKDITVRYCNDELSFQVNNKTIIILFSLALFFIGALIIGPSLGHKLLSPIEVLKVVVSGGSGGNDFIVMNSRLPRTFVSLLTGAALGLSGLILQGIIRNPLAAPDVIGVTSGASVGAVIFITFLSGSISISFLPVAAVVGGLIASFAVYILAWKKGVSPFRLILVGIGISAIMSAGTTFMLVFSSAVSASQAYLWLTGSVYGASWRDVTMLLVVLAVLIPCVVYFSRSLNAQQLGDDVAASLGITIERHRFILLLFSVILAGVSVAAAGAIGFVGLIAPHIARSLLGREFTSLAIGSLFIGGLIMFLADLAARTLFYPLDIPAGIFTAGVGAPFFIYLLFRNRHHF; via the coding sequence GTGAGAAAAGATATAACTGTGCGATATTGTAATGACGAGTTATCCTTTCAAGTAAATAATAAAACAATCATTATCCTTTTCTCCCTCGCATTGTTTTTTATAGGTGCCCTCATTATCGGACCTTCACTAGGCCATAAACTTCTTAGTCCGATAGAAGTGCTGAAAGTAGTGGTTTCAGGTGGAAGCGGAGGAAATGATTTTATTGTTATGAATTCAAGATTGCCTCGTACATTTGTGTCACTTCTTACAGGGGCGGCTCTAGGTCTGTCTGGATTAATTTTACAGGGTATTATTCGTAATCCATTGGCTGCCCCCGATGTTATCGGTGTGACGAGTGGTGCATCTGTCGGGGCTGTCATATTTATCACGTTTTTATCAGGAAGTATAAGTATCTCATTCTTACCAGTAGCGGCTGTCGTGGGTGGACTAATTGCGTCATTTGCAGTCTATATTTTAGCATGGAAAAAAGGAGTTTCCCCATTTAGGCTTATATTAGTAGGAATTGGCATATCTGCTATTATGAGTGCAGGGACAACATTTATGCTTGTTTTTAGTTCAGCAGTTTCAGCTAGTCAAGCTTATTTGTGGCTGACTGGAAGTGTGTACGGGGCTTCTTGGCGTGATGTCACAATGCTTTTAGTTGTTTTAGCCGTATTAATTCCTTGTGTTGTCTATTTCTCTAGAAGCTTGAATGCCCAGCAACTTGGGGATGATGTGGCTGCTTCTCTAGGGATTACTATTGAAAGGCATCGATTTATTCTTTTACTATTCAGTGTTATTTTAGCGGGTGTGTCCGTAGCAGCAGCAGGAGCGATAGGATTTGTAGGTCTTATTGCACCTCACATAGCTAGGTCACTATTAGGTCGCGAATTTACTAGTTTAGCGATAGGGTCTCTTTTTATTGGGGGGCTTATTATGTTTTTAGCAGATTTAGCAGCACGAACACTGTTTTATCCCTTAGATATTCCGGCAGGTATTTTTACAGCTGGAGTAGGGGCGCCTTTTTTTATTTATCTTTTATTTAGAAATCGCCATCATTTTTAA
- a CDS encoding iron ABC transporter permease — MSTKNNISEQDTENDTLHRSKPFTAITVLLGGTIVLVLGLILSITFGAANINVKTVWTGVFQFDPELTSHQIIQELRLPRALAAALVGAFLAVSGAIMQGMTRNPLASPSIMGVTAGSAFMIAIAFAFFPGTSYVGLMMWSFVGAGLGAGLVFMIGSLSKSGLTPVKLALAGAAVTALLQSISSAIAIHFHVAQDITFWYAGGVAGARWFSVQLMIPVAVVGMTLAIIISRSITVLSLGEDVAKGLGQRTRYVKIIGTVVVLLLTGAAVSVAGTVGFIGLVIPHITRFLVGVDYRWIIPCAAILGAVLLVLADLGARMVNPPYETPVGAITALIGVPFFLYLARREGRGL, encoded by the coding sequence ATGTCCACGAAAAACAACATATCTGAACAGGATACTGAAAATGATACACTTCATCGCTCAAAGCCTTTTACCGCGATAACTGTTTTATTAGGAGGAACAATTGTACTAGTACTGGGATTGATCTTATCTATTACATTCGGTGCCGCTAATATAAACGTAAAGACGGTTTGGACAGGTGTTTTTCAGTTTGATCCTGAGCTTACCTCTCATCAAATAATACAAGAGTTGAGATTGCCAAGAGCGTTAGCTGCAGCTTTGGTGGGGGCTTTTTTAGCTGTTTCAGGAGCTATTATGCAAGGAATGACACGAAATCCTTTAGCTTCTCCATCCATTATGGGTGTGACGGCAGGGTCGGCCTTTATGATTGCTATCGCCTTTGCTTTTTTTCCAGGTACATCTTATGTCGGCTTAATGATGTGGTCGTTTGTAGGAGCTGGTTTAGGTGCGGGACTTGTTTTTATGATAGGAAGTTTATCGAAAAGTGGTTTGACACCTGTTAAACTTGCACTTGCTGGGGCAGCTGTAACAGCATTGCTTCAGTCTATTTCATCAGCAATTGCTATTCACTTTCATGTTGCACAGGATATCACTTTTTGGTATGCAGGAGGTGTTGCTGGTGCTAGGTGGTTCAGTGTTCAATTAATGATTCCTGTGGCAGTAGTAGGGATGACACTTGCTATCATCATATCTCGGTCTATTACGGTACTCAGTCTTGGTGAAGACGTAGCAAAAGGGCTCGGACAGCGCACACGCTACGTGAAAATAATTGGAACAGTGGTCGTTTTATTATTAACTGGAGCAGCGGTTTCTGTGGCTGGAACAGTAGGTTTTATTGGCCTTGTTATTCCACATATTACAAGATTTTTAGTCGGAGTAGATTATAGATGGATTATTCCTTGTGCTGCGATTTTAGGAGCTGTGTTACTCGTGCTGGCAGATTTAGGTGCAAGAATGGTTAATCCACCTTATGAAACACCAGTAGGTGCAATAACTGCTTTAATTGGTGTCCCTTTTTTCCTCTATCTTGCTCGGCGGGAAGGGAGGGGATTATAA
- a CDS encoding AraC family transcriptional regulator yields MTNQYTVLNPRQLGLIECVHASYHILSQDKKPYRLVNYTFLFFKKGDGDLYINEKKYLLKTTRFFLLHPGMTMRIVTKRELPIYYYQIEFRKVCVNDSTFNHLQGPIYVTHPSALAHHTENLVHKPKMEATHHLKKLRVQMLAYELIYFLHTDQHTTSQSNIKIAEEFIQTHYQEDINRDMLASMTGLSPSHFSVRFKKETGRSPMDYLTHIRIEKAKELLTTTNDRLKGIAKSVGYQDEFYFSRIFKKVSGIPPTVYSQTKRHRIVNLVCAFNGHFHALNHIPFASLSNNAVEGYRLYTHKNPIYFSKGRGIYEIFHSLLDKLADMNPDLIICGDFPAEFEESTKHVAPTINIPWAKQDWRGHLQQIAQLIGKEEEATKWLNEYDEKAHTAANNVRKYINPADKIMIIRIYAGQYRLYGKRNIGQVLYNDLKLTPVEEVKQIGKEMNQQIFTLDNILKSEADHLFIMTSPDKYSKQLLRQLVEDKKWPNIPAVAKHQVYHIDNMPWLEYSAYAHELLLERSVTLFKEHALRTNNSTNTSI; encoded by the coding sequence ATGACAAACCAATATACTGTTTTAAACCCTAGGCAATTAGGTTTAATTGAATGTGTTCACGCCTCTTATCACATTCTCTCCCAGGACAAGAAACCTTATAGACTTGTAAACTATACATTTTTATTTTTCAAAAAAGGAGATGGTGACCTCTACATTAATGAAAAGAAATATCTTCTTAAAACGACTCGTTTTTTCCTTCTACATCCAGGTATGACTATGCGTATCGTTACTAAAAGAGAGCTCCCTATCTATTATTACCAAATAGAATTTCGGAAGGTTTGTGTTAATGACAGTACATTTAATCATCTGCAAGGGCCTATATATGTAACACATCCATCAGCTCTTGCTCACCATACAGAAAACCTTGTCCACAAACCAAAAATGGAAGCCACTCATCATTTAAAAAAACTTCGTGTTCAAATGCTTGCATATGAATTAATTTATTTTTTGCATACAGACCAACACACCACTTCTCAAAGTAACATTAAAATTGCAGAAGAGTTTATTCAAACACATTATCAAGAGGACATTAATAGAGACATGCTAGCTTCTATGACCGGCCTTAGCCCTAGTCATTTTTCTGTAAGATTTAAAAAGGAAACAGGACGATCCCCTATGGATTACTTAACTCATATCCGTATTGAAAAAGCAAAAGAACTTCTTACAACAACAAATGACCGTTTAAAAGGAATTGCTAAAAGCGTCGGCTATCAAGACGAATTTTATTTTAGTCGTATTTTCAAAAAAGTCTCTGGTATACCTCCGACTGTCTACAGTCAAACAAAACGACATCGTATTGTAAACCTTGTATGTGCTTTTAACGGTCACTTTCATGCTTTAAATCATATCCCTTTTGCTTCATTAAGTAATAATGCTGTGGAAGGCTATCGATTATACACACATAAGAATCCAATATACTTTTCTAAGGGGAGAGGTATTTATGAGATTTTTCATTCATTACTCGATAAACTTGCAGATATGAATCCAGATCTAATTATTTGTGGCGATTTCCCTGCTGAATTTGAAGAATCAACAAAGCACGTTGCTCCCACAATAAATATCCCTTGGGCCAAACAAGATTGGCGCGGACATTTGCAACAAATTGCGCAGTTAATTGGCAAAGAGGAAGAGGCTACTAAATGGCTTAATGAATATGATGAAAAGGCTCATACGGCAGCTAATAATGTAAGAAAATACATAAATCCGGCAGACAAGATCATGATAATTCGCATTTATGCAGGACAATACCGCTTATATGGTAAGAGAAACATTGGTCAAGTATTATACAATGATTTGAAACTAACACCGGTTGAAGAAGTAAAACAAATCGGCAAAGAGATGAATCAACAGATTTTTACTCTAGATAACATACTTAAAAGTGAAGCTGATCATCTTTTCATTATGACATCACCTGATAAATACTCTAAACAGTTACTTAGACAATTAGTAGAAGATAAAAAATGGCCGAACATTCCTGCTGTCGCCAAGCACCAAGTTTATCATATTGACAATATGCCCTGGCTTGAATATTCTGCTTATGCTCATGAACTCCTGTTAGAGCGTAGTGTCACATTATTTAAGGAGCACGCACTTAGAACTAACAATTCTACAAATACAAGCATCTAA
- a CDS encoding ABC transporter ATP-binding protein → MTIPEGEITVLIGSNGCGKSTLLKMLARLLSPSKGVVYLNDKEMISLPAKEVAKELAVLPQSAVSPEGLTVRQLVKQGRYPYQSWLKQWSKDDEVMVEYALNATGLTDLKDRPLHALSGGQRQRAWIAMTLTQGTKTLLLDEPTTYLDMTHQVDVLDLLFELNEKEQRTIVMVLHDINLACRYAHNIVAVKDKKIYAQGRPEEIITVNTLKNVFHMDCEIIYDPIFGTPLCVPHGRGRAVSAHTRPETSHM, encoded by the coding sequence ATGACGATCCCAGAAGGTGAGATTACTGTACTTATTGGAAGTAATGGGTGTGGTAAATCGACGTTGTTAAAAATGTTGGCGCGACTTCTTTCTCCTAGTAAGGGAGTGGTTTATTTAAATGATAAGGAGATGATTTCGTTACCAGCAAAAGAAGTGGCAAAAGAATTGGCTGTGTTACCCCAAAGTGCCGTTTCACCAGAGGGATTAACTGTCAGACAATTAGTTAAACAAGGAAGGTATCCGTATCAAAGCTGGCTAAAGCAATGGTCTAAAGACGATGAAGTGATGGTTGAGTATGCCCTTAATGCGACCGGCCTAACGGATCTAAAAGATCGACCGTTACATGCTTTATCAGGAGGACAGCGGCAGCGTGCCTGGATTGCTATGACATTAACTCAAGGTACAAAGACATTACTGTTAGATGAACCGACGACATATTTAGATATGACTCATCAGGTTGATGTATTAGATCTCTTATTCGAATTAAATGAAAAGGAACAGAGGACGATTGTCATGGTATTACACGATATTAATCTAGCCTGTCGCTATGCTCATAATATTGTAGCAGTGAAAGACAAAAAAATTTATGCACAAGGTCGCCCAGAAGAGATTATAACGGTTAATACTTTAAAAAATGTGTTTCATATGGATTGTGAAATCATTTATGATCCTATATTTGGGACACCACTATGTGTGCCACATGGAAGAGGGAGAGCAGTTAGCGCTCATACTCGTCCTGAAACATCACATATGTAG
- a CDS encoding iron ABC transporter permease — MQTRITASKPFIIMLILFLLILVTFFTSLNLGHIRIGPLDVLKTFLGAGTAQDQLVLFDFRLPRMTIALLIGAGLAVSGAILQGVSQNGLADPGILGINAGAGLAVVMFIFFFQGTLTGVGTFSIFIMPFFALVGGMGAALFIYSLAWKQGVTPVRLILVGIGVNAAFGAGLIIFQLRMNPNDFMQATIWLSGSIWGTNWKFVLSVLPWIIFLIPLVIYKARYLNILNLGDHVATGLGAAVEKERRTLLLIAVALAGSCVAVGGGISFLGLVAPHLARRLVGAKHQLLLPASALMGALLLSIADMIGRNLIAPSEIPVGLVVSALGAPYFIYLLIKVD, encoded by the coding sequence ATGCAAACACGAATTACAGCGAGTAAGCCTTTTATCATCATGCTGATACTATTCTTACTTATTTTGGTAACGTTTTTTACGAGTTTGAATTTAGGACACATTCGTATTGGCCCTTTAGATGTGTTGAAAACATTTCTTGGAGCTGGAACAGCACAAGATCAGTTAGTCCTCTTTGATTTTCGCTTACCAAGAATGACAATTGCTTTGCTTATAGGAGCCGGTTTAGCAGTGTCAGGAGCTATTTTGCAAGGCGTGTCACAAAATGGTTTAGCTGATCCTGGTATTTTGGGAATCAATGCAGGAGCTGGATTAGCTGTTGTCATGTTTATTTTTTTCTTTCAAGGAACGTTGACAGGAGTAGGTACATTTTCTATTTTTATAATGCCTTTTTTCGCCTTGGTTGGTGGAATGGGAGCGGCATTGTTCATTTACTCGCTGGCGTGGAAGCAGGGAGTGACCCCTGTTCGATTAATTCTTGTGGGGATTGGTGTAAATGCAGCGTTTGGTGCTGGACTCATTATTTTTCAATTAAGAATGAACCCTAATGATTTTATGCAAGCAACCATTTGGTTATCAGGTAGTATTTGGGGGACGAATTGGAAGTTTGTTTTAAGTGTATTGCCATGGATTATATTCCTTATTCCTTTAGTTATTTATAAAGCAAGGTATTTAAACATCTTGAATCTTGGTGACCATGTAGCTACTGGATTAGGGGCTGCTGTAGAAAAAGAGAGACGTACTCTCCTTCTTATCGCAGTAGCTTTAGCAGGCTCATGTGTAGCTGTGGGAGGAGGGATTTCGTTTCTCGGACTCGTAGCTCCACATTTAGCGAGACGGCTTGTAGGGGCTAAGCACCAATTGTTATTACCGGCTTCGGCTTTAATGGGGGCGCTCCTTTTATCGATTGCAGATATGATTGGTCGTAATTTGATCGCACCATCAGAGATTCCTGTTGGGCTCGTTGTGTCTGCTCTTGGAGCTCCATACTTTATTTACCTGCTTATTAAAGTAGATTAA